Proteins from a genomic interval of Pantanalinema sp.:
- a CDS encoding GNAT family protein, whose product MISGNRIRLRALERDDLDSLFAWWNDPRLWTLIGSPSRISSSEELEAWFEGELDKTSPQEGRTFAIDDEKDRLIGTAWYGTYEAADRQATVGLYLGESENRGKGYGTDALGTLCGYLFDELGLHKARLYVERENLQAIAVYRKLGFVEEGRLREHRFYGGSFHDFLVMGLLSREFARR is encoded by the coding sequence ATGATTTCCGGCAACCGCATCCGCCTGCGCGCCCTGGAGCGCGACGACCTGGACTCCCTCTTCGCCTGGTGGAACGACCCCCGGCTCTGGACGCTCATCGGCTCGCCGTCGCGCATCTCGAGCAGCGAGGAGCTCGAGGCCTGGTTCGAGGGCGAGCTCGACAAGACCAGCCCCCAGGAGGGACGCACCTTCGCCATCGACGACGAGAAGGATCGCCTGATCGGGACGGCCTGGTACGGTACCTACGAGGCGGCCGATCGCCAGGCCACGGTGGGCCTGTACCTGGGAGAGAGCGAGAACCGGGGCAAGGGCTACGGCACCGACGCCCTCGGCACGCTCTGCGGCTACCTCTTCGACGAGCTGGGGCTCCACAAGGCCCGGCTCTACGTGGAGCGCGAGAACCTTCAGGCGATCGCCGTCTACCGCAAGCTGGGCTTCGTCGAGGAGGGGCGGCTGCGCGAGCATCGCTTCTACGGCGGCAGCTTCCACGACTTCCTGGTCATGGGCCTCCTGAGCCGCGAGTTCGCCCGCCGATAA
- a CDS encoding ABC transporter permease, translated as MTRFILRRILTSIPLLIGISALLFVLMQKVPGGPMAVYGMNPHITPADRARLVHAMGLDLPLHVQYLKWLGSAFTGDLGNSLFTGRPVLEMIAERTPNTLVLMSISTVVSLAFGLALGVFAAIKPYSKFDYAATTLSFLGYSLPTFWFGIMLMMVFAAKFHMLPAGGMHSLGQEGSWLDGIAYLVLPVTVLSIVSVASWSRFMRSSMLEVLRMDYIRTARAKGLAERLVIMRHALRNALIPVVTVVMMAMPGLFGGAVMTETIFSWPGIGRLFFDSMGKSDYPVMMGILLISAGLVVLFNLLADLLYAMVDPRIQLE; from the coding sequence ATGACACGCTTCATCCTCCGCCGCATCCTGACCTCCATTCCCCTGCTCATCGGGATCTCGGCCCTTTTGTTCGTGCTGATGCAGAAGGTGCCCGGCGGCCCGATGGCGGTGTACGGGATGAACCCGCACATCACCCCGGCCGACCGCGCGCGCCTGGTCCACGCCATGGGCCTCGATTTGCCCCTGCACGTGCAGTACCTGAAGTGGCTCGGCTCGGCCTTCACCGGGGACCTGGGCAACTCGCTCTTCACCGGCCGGCCGGTGCTCGAGATGATCGCCGAGCGCACCCCCAACACCCTGGTGCTGATGAGCATCTCGACGGTGGTGAGCCTGGCCTTCGGGCTGGCACTCGGCGTGTTCGCCGCCATCAAGCCCTACTCCAAGTTCGACTATGCCGCGACCACCCTGTCGTTCCTCGGCTACTCGCTGCCGACCTTCTGGTTCGGCATCATGCTCATGATGGTGTTCGCGGCAAAATTTCACATGCTGCCGGCGGGCGGCATGCACTCGCTGGGGCAGGAGGGCAGCTGGCTGGACGGCATCGCCTACCTGGTCCTGCCCGTCACGGTGCTCTCCATCGTGAGCGTGGCCTCCTGGAGCCGCTTCATGCGCTCCTCGATGCTCGAGGTGCTCAGGATGGACTACATCCGCACCGCCCGCGCCAAGGGCCTCGCGGAGCGCCTCGTCATCATGCGCCACGCCCTGCGCAACGCCCTCATCCCGGTGGTGACGGTCGTCATGATGGCCATGCCCGGCCTCTTCGGCGGGGCGGTGATGACCGAGACCATCTTCAGCTGGCCCGGTATCGGCAGGCTCTTCTTCGACAGCATGGGCAAGAGCGACTACCCGGTCATGATGGGGATCCTGCTCATCTCGGCGGGGCTCGTGGTCCTCTTCAACCTCCTGGCCGACCTCCTGTACGCCATGGTCGATCCCCGCATCCAGCTCGAGTAG
- a CDS encoding ABC transporter permease: MPTVTQPPTTSKPQTPDAPPPEPQWRSVARRFAKHRLAVSGLAVLLLLAIAVYVGPLVSPYAFDANDLAHAGQWRPSVGHWLGTDELGRDVLTRLLYAGRISMTVGILVALIGVVIGTLVGAFAGYFGSWADAVAMRLVDVIQSVPLLMLLMVLVAFLGRDLSVIVPVIALTSWTGVARLVRAEILSLKQQEFVEAARAVGVGHMGLIFKHLIPNALAPVFVAATLGVADAITLESALSFLGVGIQPPTPSWGNLLTDAQQYLIMTPWLAFYPGLLIFLTVASINFVGDGLRDALDPKLKR; this comes from the coding sequence ATGCCTACCGTCACGCAGCCCCCCACGACCTCGAAGCCCCAGACCCCGGACGCCCCCCCGCCGGAGCCCCAGTGGCGCTCGGTGGCCCGGCGCTTCGCCAAGCACCGGCTGGCCGTCTCGGGCCTCGCGGTCCTGCTGCTGCTCGCGATCGCGGTCTACGTGGGCCCGCTCGTGAGCCCCTACGCCTTCGACGCCAACGACCTGGCCCACGCGGGCCAGTGGCGGCCGAGTGTCGGCCACTGGCTCGGCACCGACGAGCTGGGGCGCGACGTGCTGACCCGCCTGCTGTACGCCGGCCGCATCTCCATGACCGTGGGGATCCTCGTCGCGCTGATCGGGGTGGTGATCGGCACGCTGGTGGGCGCCTTCGCCGGCTACTTCGGCTCCTGGGCGGACGCCGTCGCCATGCGCCTGGTCGACGTGATCCAGAGCGTGCCGCTCCTGATGCTCCTGATGGTGCTCGTGGCCTTTCTGGGACGCGACCTGAGCGTCATCGTGCCCGTGATCGCCCTGACCTCCTGGACCGGGGTGGCGCGGCTGGTGCGCGCCGAGATCCTCAGCCTCAAGCAGCAGGAGTTCGTCGAGGCCGCCCGGGCCGTGGGGGTCGGGCACATGGGCCTCATCTTCAAGCACCTGATCCCGAACGCGCTGGCTCCGGTGTTCGTGGCGGCCACCCTGGGGGTCGCCGACGCCATCACCCTGGAGTCGGCCCTTTCCTTCCTGGGGGTCGGGATCCAGCCGCCCACCCCCTCGTGGGGGAATCTGCTCACCGACGCCCAGCAGTACCTCATCATGACGCCCTGGCTCGCCTTCTACCCGGGGCTGCTGATCTTCCTGACGGTGGCGAGCATCAACTTCGTCGGGGACGGCCTGCGGGATGCCCTGGATCCCAAGCTCAAGCGATAA
- the hemW gene encoding radical SAM family heme chaperone HemW codes for MTTHAPVGLYVHIPFCVKKCHYCDFACYAGQERHVEAYLDAIEAEIKAYPRGLPIQTIYLGGGTPSILGAGQLSRLTRAIEGHFDASACLERTMEVNPGTGGAELWNAARALGFTRLSLGVQSFDDRLLGAIGRDHAVADVHRTYGAIREAGIDNVSLDLIYALPGQTMPDWEATLDEAFKLAPAHFSVYGLILEERTVFGAWHRQGKLSLSPEDLEVAMGDRLAERMEAEGYGRYEISSWAKPGFEAVHNRLYWINSPYIGLGTGAHSYWQGRRFENPRGIVEFIRKPVPTWPEAPVLDRRSEQEESVFLGLRMTREGLDKARYAARFGEEATESFPGVLEGLVEAGLVEDAGDRYRLTPRGIWLSNEVFAAFLA; via the coding sequence ATGACCACTCACGCGCCCGTCGGGCTCTACGTCCACATCCCCTTCTGCGTCAAGAAGTGCCACTACTGCGACTTCGCCTGCTACGCCGGGCAGGAGCGGCACGTCGAGGCGTACCTGGACGCCATCGAGGCCGAGATCAAGGCCTACCCGCGCGGCCTCCCCATCCAGACCATCTACCTGGGCGGCGGGACGCCGTCGATCCTCGGCGCCGGCCAGCTCTCGCGCCTGACCCGCGCCATCGAAGGGCACTTCGACGCGAGCGCGTGCCTGGAGCGCACCATGGAGGTCAACCCCGGCACCGGCGGGGCCGAGCTCTGGAATGCCGCTCGAGCGCTCGGCTTCACGCGCCTGAGCCTGGGGGTCCAGAGCTTCGACGATCGCCTGCTCGGAGCCATCGGGCGCGACCACGCGGTCGCGGACGTCCACCGGACCTACGGCGCCATCCGGGAAGCCGGCATCGACAACGTCAGCCTGGACCTCATCTACGCGCTGCCGGGCCAGACCATGCCCGACTGGGAAGCCACCCTCGACGAGGCCTTCAAGCTCGCACCCGCGCACTTCTCGGTCTACGGCCTCATCCTGGAGGAGCGCACGGTCTTCGGGGCCTGGCACCGGCAGGGCAAGCTGAGCCTCTCGCCCGAGGACCTGGAGGTCGCCATGGGCGATAGGCTCGCCGAGCGCATGGAGGCCGAGGGGTACGGGCGCTACGAGATCTCGAGCTGGGCGAAGCCTGGTTTCGAGGCCGTCCACAACCGCCTCTATTGGATCAACTCGCCCTACATCGGGCTGGGGACCGGCGCCCACTCGTACTGGCAGGGACGCCGCTTCGAGAACCCGCGCGGGATCGTGGAGTTCATCCGCAAGCCCGTGCCCACCTGGCCCGAGGCGCCGGTGCTCGATCGGCGCAGCGAGCAGGAGGAGTCGGTCTTCCTGGGGCTGCGCATGACCCGCGAGGGGCTTGACAAGGCGCGCTACGCCGCACGCTTCGGCGAGGAGGCGACCGAGAGCTTCCCCGGGGTACTCGAGGGCCTGGTCGAAGCCGGCCTGGTCGAGGACGCGGGCGATCGCTACCGCCTCACCCCGCGCGGAATCTGGCTGTCCAACGAGGTCTTCGCGGCGTTTCTCGCTTGA
- a CDS encoding PRC-barrel domain-containing protein: MEAARIRMNAEVKCDGEDCGHIDKVVIDPAHRLVTHLVIRLNDGERKLVPSTAIAEAHEDWIHLGMDCQAIKAAPPFAETDFSLPSSEWGPPEGYKHADILWPSHYARTLTADISPGPLPIEHVNVPPDEEIVSSGDRVFCTDKECGHVADLLFDPDTEKAMGFVVRRGFLFARDVAIPMGWIDRVEQDGVHLKMTAEQVEELAEYFPR, translated from the coding sequence ATGGAGGCAGCGCGCATCCGCATGAACGCCGAGGTCAAGTGCGACGGCGAGGACTGCGGGCACATCGACAAGGTGGTGATCGATCCGGCGCACCGCCTGGTGACGCACCTGGTCATCCGGCTCAACGACGGCGAGCGAAAGCTCGTGCCGAGCACGGCCATCGCCGAGGCCCACGAGGACTGGATCCACCTGGGGATGGACTGCCAGGCGATCAAGGCCGCCCCCCCCTTCGCCGAGACCGACTTCTCGCTGCCTTCCTCCGAGTGGGGACCGCCCGAGGGCTACAAGCACGCCGACATCCTCTGGCCGAGCCACTACGCCCGGACCCTGACCGCGGACATCTCGCCGGGACCGCTCCCCATCGAGCACGTCAACGTCCCCCCCGACGAGGAAATCGTCTCCTCGGGGGACCGGGTCTTCTGCACCGACAAGGAGTGCGGCCACGTGGCCGACCTGCTCTTCGATCCCGACACCGAGAAGGCCATGGGCTTCGTGGTGAGGCGCGGCTTCCTCTTCGCCCGCGACGTGGCCATCCCCATGGGCTGGATCGACCGCGTCGAGCAGGACGGCGTCCACCTCAAGATGACCGCCGAGCAGGTCGAGGAGCTGGCCGAATACTTCCCACGTTGA